One Falsarthrobacter nasiphocae DNA segment encodes these proteins:
- a CDS encoding alpha-ketoacid dehydrogenase subunit beta has protein sequence MTEMSLAGALNAALADAMEADGNVVVFGEDVGRLGGVFRITDGLADTFGPDRCWDSPLAESGIVGTAIGMAMNGLRPVIEMQFDAFAYPALEQIFSHVAKMRNRTRGAVSLPIVIRIPYAGGIGGVEHHCDSSEAYYAHTPGLKVYTPATPQDGYTLLREAIDSDDPVIFFEPKKLYWGKGEVERDHSPQQGIAPSEGRAVVAREGADATLIAYGPSVPVALAAAKAAEEDGISLEVLDLRTIVPLDDEAITAAVRRTGRAIVVAEAPGFASVASELVARIQERCFHSLRGPVLRVTGFDIPFPAPKLEEHTLPSVDRILDAVEQLQWED, from the coding sequence ATGACGGAGATGTCCCTCGCGGGCGCGCTCAACGCGGCGCTCGCGGACGCGATGGAGGCAGACGGCAACGTCGTCGTGTTCGGCGAGGACGTGGGCCGGCTGGGCGGCGTCTTCAGGATCACGGACGGGCTCGCGGACACGTTCGGCCCCGACCGGTGCTGGGACTCGCCGCTTGCGGAGTCGGGGATTGTCGGCACGGCGATCGGCATGGCCATGAACGGCCTGCGCCCCGTCATCGAGATGCAGTTCGACGCGTTCGCCTACCCGGCGCTGGAGCAGATCTTCAGCCACGTCGCGAAGATGCGCAACCGCACGCGCGGCGCCGTGAGCCTGCCGATCGTCATCCGCATCCCGTACGCGGGCGGGATCGGCGGGGTAGAGCACCACTGCGACTCCTCCGAGGCGTACTACGCCCACACGCCGGGCCTCAAGGTCTACACGCCGGCCACCCCGCAGGACGGCTACACGCTCCTGCGGGAGGCCATCGACTCGGACGACCCGGTCATCTTCTTCGAGCCCAAGAAGCTCTACTGGGGCAAGGGGGAGGTGGAGCGGGACCACTCGCCGCAGCAGGGGATCGCCCCGAGCGAGGGCCGCGCCGTCGTCGCCCGAGAGGGGGCGGACGCGACGCTCATCGCCTACGGGCCGTCCGTCCCGGTGGCCCTCGCGGCGGCGAAGGCCGCGGAGGAGGACGGCATCAGCCTGGAGGTTCTCGACCTGCGGACCATTGTGCCGCTGGACGACGAGGCCATCACGGCGGCCGTGCGCCGAACGGGGCGCGCGATCGTCGTCGCCGAGGCCCCCGGGTTCGCGTCCGTGGCGAGCGAGCTGGTGGCGCGCATCCAGGAGCGCTGCTTCCACTCTCTGCGCGGCCCCGTCCTGCGCGTGACCGGGTTCGACATCCCGTTCCCCGCCCCCAAGCTCGAGGAGCACACGCTTCCGAGCGTCGACCGCATCCTCGACGCCGTCGAGCAGCTCCAGTGGGAGGACTGA
- the paaB gene encoding 1,2-phenylacetyl-CoA epoxidase subunit PaaB: MSENQSWPLWEVFVRSARGLSHVHAGSLHAPDEDMALRNARDLYTRRNEGVSLWVVPAEAIIASDPDSKGQFFESPKGKDYRHATYYTKSEGVRHL; this comes from the coding sequence ATGAGCGAGAACCAGTCCTGGCCCCTCTGGGAGGTCTTCGTCCGCTCCGCCCGGGGCCTGTCCCACGTGCACGCGGGATCCCTGCACGCCCCGGACGAGGACATGGCCCTGCGCAATGCCCGTGACCTCTACACGCGGCGCAACGAGGGCGTGTCCCTCTGGGTGGTCCCGGCCGAGGCGATCATCGCGAGCGACCCGGACTCCAAGGGCCAGTTCTTCGAGTCCCCCAAGGGCAAGGACTACCGCCACGCCACGTACTACACGAAGTCCGAAGGCGTGAGGCACCTGTGA
- the paaE gene encoding 1,2-phenylacetyl-CoA epoxidase subunit PaaE, with the protein MTDQAPSKRRSAFAELTVTDVRRLTADSVEVAFTVPPELREQYDYVPGQYVALRKDLEVGGETREYRRSYSLCAPPRTLPDGSGEIRVAIKRDLGGVFSTWANERLQAGDRIDIMNPAGAFVSRHQSTSLNHPEALAAEVRNEDVFVAVAAGSGITPIMAIVRTLLTENPNARIDLIYANRSAADVMFLEELADMKDAWPSRLAVHHVLSREQRISPLLSGRLDSEKIERLLGAVIRPEHVDEWFLCGPFELVQLVRDSLADRGVPEDRVRFELFTTGAAREVEGQRGRAVVESSGPSFEVGFTLDGLQGTVQSPVAARETILNAALRVRPDVPFACAGGVCGTCRAKVVEGSAEMDENYALEKDEIENGYILTCQSRPTSERILVDYDA; encoded by the coding sequence ATGACTGACCAGGCCCCCAGCAAGCGCCGCAGCGCGTTCGCCGAGCTCACCGTGACGGATGTCCGCCGGCTCACGGCAGACTCCGTCGAGGTCGCGTTCACTGTCCCGCCGGAGCTGCGCGAGCAGTACGACTACGTCCCCGGCCAGTACGTGGCCCTGCGCAAGGACCTCGAGGTGGGCGGCGAGACCCGCGAGTACCGCCGGTCCTACTCCCTCTGCGCGCCACCGCGCACCCTCCCGGACGGCAGCGGCGAGATCCGCGTGGCCATCAAGCGGGACCTCGGCGGCGTGTTCTCCACCTGGGCCAACGAGAGGCTCCAGGCCGGGGACCGGATCGACATCATGAACCCCGCCGGCGCGTTCGTCTCCCGGCACCAGTCCACGTCCCTCAACCATCCCGAGGCGCTCGCGGCCGAGGTCCGGAACGAGGACGTCTTCGTGGCGGTCGCGGCAGGGTCCGGCATCACGCCGATCATGGCGATCGTCCGGACCCTCCTCACGGAGAACCCGAATGCCCGCATCGACCTCATCTACGCGAACCGGTCCGCGGCAGACGTCATGTTCCTCGAGGAGCTCGCGGACATGAAGGACGCGTGGCCGTCACGGCTCGCCGTGCACCACGTCCTGTCCCGGGAGCAGCGGATCTCCCCGCTCCTTTCCGGGCGGCTGGACTCGGAGAAGATCGAGCGCCTCCTCGGCGCCGTGATCCGGCCCGAGCATGTGGACGAGTGGTTCCTGTGCGGTCCGTTCGAGCTCGTCCAGCTTGTCCGCGACAGTCTCGCGGACCGGGGCGTGCCCGAGGACCGTGTGCGGTTCGAGCTCTTCACGACCGGCGCGGCGCGCGAGGTCGAGGGGCAGCGGGGCCGCGCCGTCGTCGAGAGCTCCGGCCCCTCCTTCGAGGTGGGCTTCACGCTCGACGGTCTCCAGGGCACAGTCCAGAGCCCCGTGGCCGCGCGAGAGACGATCCTCAACGCCGCTCTGCGGGTCCGGCCGGACGTGCCGTTCGCGTGCGCGGGCGGCGTGTGCGGCACGTGCCGTGCCAAGGTGGTGGAGGGCTCGGCGGAGATGGACGAGAACTACGCCCTGGAGAAGGACGAGATCGAGAACGGGTACATCCTCACGTGCCAGTCCCGCCCCACGTCTGAGCGCATCCTCGTCGACTACGACGCCTGA
- the paaD gene encoding 1,2-phenylacetyl-CoA epoxidase subunit PaaD has translation MAAPDQRLWATAARVVDPEIPVLTIEDLGILRDVTQEDDGGVTVTITPTYSGCPAMEHISADLRAAFREEGLPVPEVRLVLSPAWTTDWMTEAGRAKLEDYGIAPPTGTASAGRVSVGLTVKCPQCHSLNTREMSRFGSTSCKALYVCQDCREPFDYFKVL, from the coding sequence GTGGCTGCGCCTGACCAGCGGCTCTGGGCCACGGCGGCCCGCGTCGTCGACCCTGAAATCCCGGTGCTCACCATCGAGGATCTCGGAATCCTCCGGGACGTCACCCAAGAGGACGACGGCGGGGTCACCGTGACCATCACACCCACGTACTCCGGCTGCCCCGCCATGGAGCACATCTCCGCCGACCTCCGCGCCGCGTTCCGCGAGGAGGGCCTGCCCGTGCCTGAGGTCCGGCTCGTCCTCAGCCCCGCATGGACCACGGACTGGATGACGGAGGCGGGGCGGGCCAAGCTCGAGGACTACGGGATCGCCCCGCCCACCGGCACGGCCTCGGCCGGGCGCGTCAGCGTGGGCCTGACGGTGAAATGCCCGCAGTGCCACTCACTCAACACGCGGGAGATGTCCCGCTTCGGATCCACCAGCTGCAAGGCCCTGTACGTCTGCCAGGACTGCCGGGAACCCTTCGACTACTTCAAGGTGCTCTAG
- the paaC gene encoding 1,2-phenylacetyl-CoA epoxidase subunit PaaC: protein MSVGVHIGGAGSEATASATRITPGFALRPEDIAIQTGTPDEDTAQYALALGDDALILAQRLAYWVSRAPELEEDIALGNIALDTLGHARSFLTYAGRAWGKTEDDLAYFRDEDEFRSIALFEQPTGDFGRTIARQLVVGIYFTQLYSRLEGSTDETLAGIAAKAVKETAYHADHAEQWVLRLGLGTDESRERLTRGLAVTWPAVDELFRDTELTDRLAERGIAVAPSSLREPVMAEIERVLGEAELSLPDVPAAAGGGRRGEHSEHLGYILAEMQVLARSHPGASW, encoded by the coding sequence GTGTCCGTGGGCGTGCACATCGGCGGCGCCGGCAGCGAGGCCACCGCCTCGGCCACCCGCATCACCCCCGGCTTCGCCCTCCGGCCGGAGGACATCGCCATCCAGACCGGCACCCCGGACGAGGACACGGCCCAGTACGCGCTCGCCCTGGGCGACGACGCCCTCATCCTCGCCCAGCGCCTTGCCTACTGGGTGTCCCGCGCGCCGGAGCTCGAGGAGGACATCGCCCTCGGCAACATCGCGCTCGACACGCTGGGCCACGCCCGCAGCTTCCTCACCTACGCCGGCCGCGCCTGGGGCAAGACCGAGGACGACCTCGCCTACTTCCGGGACGAGGACGAGTTCCGCAGCATCGCCCTCTTTGAGCAGCCCACCGGTGACTTCGGGCGCACGATCGCGCGCCAGCTCGTCGTCGGCATCTATTTCACGCAGCTCTACTCTCGGCTGGAGGGCAGCACGGACGAGACCCTCGCTGGCATCGCCGCGAAGGCCGTCAAGGAGACGGCGTACCACGCGGACCACGCGGAGCAGTGGGTTCTGCGGCTGGGGCTCGGGACGGACGAGTCCCGCGAGCGCCTGACGCGCGGACTCGCGGTCACGTGGCCCGCCGTGGACGAGCTCTTCCGGGACACGGAGCTGACGGATCGCCTGGCGGAGCGGGGCATCGCGGTGGCGCCGAGCTCGCTCAGGGAGCCCGTCATGGCGGAGATCGAGCGGGTCCTCGGCGAGGCTGAGCTCTCTCTCCCCGACGTGCCTGCGGCCGCGGGCGGCGGGCGCCGAGGCGAGCACTCGGAGCACCTCGGGTACATCCTCGCCGAGATGCAGGTCCTCGCCCGCTCCCACCCCGGCGCGTCGTGGTGA
- a CDS encoding TetR/AcrR family transcriptional regulator: MTDLLPVPGALADERPGTQVPAAGETRPHGRRPARERLLAAAVELLEEHDEASVSTRAITDRAGVTAPTLYHHFGDRDSLLEAAASAHFEAVVAREESRSARTPVRGLEAAWDALLSYGVAYPQFFELLFGATRTGRTGLDLAERLVGRHFADLAACGGLAVAPEAAARSFLAANIGAALMLLADPGEGEDLAVSRASRDGILRSLLTSGGWQVDDGPAPYVSAAIALNATLQAANPQQLSEPEFALFLQWLDRLSTPAVPGHEDPAQLAATPEAQGPEAPSPHHDPAPRRGL, translated from the coding sequence ATGACAGACCTCCTCCCGGTTCCCGGGGCGCTCGCTGACGAGCGGCCGGGCACACAGGTCCCCGCCGCCGGCGAGACGCGCCCCCACGGGCGCCGCCCGGCCCGCGAGCGGCTCCTCGCCGCGGCCGTCGAGCTCCTCGAGGAGCACGACGAGGCCAGCGTCTCCACCCGGGCCATCACGGACCGGGCCGGCGTCACGGCGCCCACGCTCTACCACCACTTCGGGGACCGGGACTCGCTCCTCGAGGCCGCGGCGTCCGCGCACTTCGAGGCCGTCGTCGCCCGCGAAGAGTCTCGGAGCGCCCGCACCCCGGTGAGGGGGCTCGAAGCCGCGTGGGACGCCCTGCTCTCCTACGGTGTGGCATACCCCCAGTTCTTCGAGCTGCTCTTCGGGGCCACCCGCACGGGCCGCACCGGGCTCGACCTCGCCGAGCGCCTCGTGGGGCGCCACTTCGCGGACCTCGCCGCGTGCGGCGGCCTGGCCGTGGCCCCCGAGGCGGCCGCCCGCTCCTTCCTTGCCGCCAACATCGGGGCGGCCCTCATGCTTCTCGCGGACCCGGGGGAGGGCGAGGACCTCGCCGTCTCCCGCGCCTCGCGAGACGGGATCCTTCGGTCCCTCCTGACGAGCGGAGGGTGGCAGGTCGACGACGGCCCCGCGCCCTACGTCTCCGCCGCCATCGCCCTCAACGCGACGCTTCAGGCGGCCAACCCCCAGCAGCTCTCCGAGCCGGAGTTTGCCCTGTTCCTTCAATGGCTCGACCGCCTCTCAACCCCGGCCGTCCCCGGCCACGAGGACCCCGCGCAGCTGGCCGCCACGCCGGAAGCGCAGGGCCCGGAGGCACCCTCCCCACATCACGACCCCGCGCCCCGGCGCGGGCTTTAA
- a CDS encoding Lrp/AsnC family transcriptional regulator: MTVAVNDLGGGDAVELDATDRGILKLLREDGRISVAALAERVHVSRTHAYSRLNRLHSLGVITGYRAVVDPSLSGRKESAYVFLKARQSSWRELKAALLELEELEHYALVGGEFDVVLLIRAADSADLRRILFDRIQAMPGVVDARTSIIFEDGEGPL; the protein is encoded by the coding sequence GTGACGGTTGCTGTGAATGACCTAGGGGGAGGCGACGCTGTGGAACTCGACGCGACAGACCGCGGGATTCTCAAGCTCCTGCGCGAGGATGGGCGAATCTCCGTTGCGGCCCTCGCCGAACGCGTGCACGTTTCACGCACTCACGCATACTCTCGATTGAACAGGCTCCATTCCCTGGGAGTCATCACGGGATATCGGGCCGTTGTCGACCCGTCCCTCTCGGGGCGGAAGGAGAGCGCCTACGTCTTCCTCAAAGCGCGGCAGTCCTCGTGGAGGGAGCTCAAGGCGGCCCTCCTCGAGCTCGAGGAGCTGGAGCACTACGCCCTCGTCGGCGGAGAGTTCGACGTCGTCCTGCTCATCCGCGCCGCCGACTCGGCGGACCTGCGCCGCATTCTCTTCGATCGCATCCAGGCGATGCCAGGCGTCGTAGACGCCCGGACCTCGATCATTTTCGAGGACGGTGAGGGGCCTCTCTAG
- a CDS encoding APC family permease, whose protein sequence is MSVSEPRRVLGAGDAALLGVGSMLGAGVFTVFGPAAASAGTWLLAAVLLAGAAAFMNATSTAQLAAQYPSAGGAFVYGRERLGPWAGFVAGWGFVTGKTASCAAMALVIAESLRAAGLVPDGWTRVAAAAAVIGVALLNLRGVTKTAGVTRVLVGLVLAGLGAVLLAAWLRGEPEPARALPAGPLPVGGVLQAAGLMFFAFAGYARIATLAAEVREPRRTIPRAVVTALGFVVALYAVLAATLLAVLGPSRLAGAAAPLALLAGAGAADGPTTGALPVWIGLLGAVSAAGALLGLMAGLSRTGHAMAEAGELPRWIAPLDPRTGVPARAELVFTGLIVAAVLLGDLRGVIGFSSFGVLVYYLVANLAAWTQSGADRIYPRWMQAAGAVCCAALAVSLPWEAVLGGAAVAAVGVGVRLARLRAARTAA, encoded by the coding sequence ATGTCTGTCAGTGAGCCGCGCAGGGTTCTCGGCGCCGGGGACGCCGCGCTCCTCGGCGTGGGGTCCATGCTCGGGGCCGGAGTCTTCACGGTCTTCGGCCCCGCCGCCGCGTCCGCCGGCACATGGCTGCTCGCGGCCGTCCTCCTCGCGGGCGCGGCCGCGTTCATGAACGCGACGAGCACCGCCCAGCTTGCCGCCCAGTACCCCAGTGCGGGCGGGGCGTTCGTCTACGGGCGGGAGCGCCTGGGGCCGTGGGCGGGGTTCGTCGCGGGCTGGGGCTTTGTCACGGGCAAGACGGCGAGCTGTGCGGCCATGGCCCTCGTCATCGCGGAGAGCCTGCGGGCGGCGGGGCTCGTGCCGGACGGGTGGACGCGCGTGGCGGCGGCCGCGGCCGTGATCGGGGTGGCGCTGCTGAACCTGCGCGGGGTGACGAAGACCGCCGGGGTGACCCGCGTCCTCGTAGGCCTTGTTCTCGCGGGACTCGGCGCCGTGCTCCTCGCGGCATGGCTGCGCGGCGAGCCCGAGCCGGCCCGGGCACTCCCCGCTGGGCCACTGCCCGTCGGCGGGGTGCTCCAGGCGGCGGGGCTCATGTTCTTCGCTTTCGCCGGGTATGCGCGGATCGCGACGCTCGCGGCGGAGGTCCGGGAGCCCCGGCGGACCATCCCCCGGGCGGTGGTGACGGCACTCGGGTTCGTCGTCGCCCTCTACGCCGTTCTCGCGGCCACGCTCCTCGCCGTCCTGGGGCCCTCGCGGCTCGCGGGGGCGGCGGCGCCTCTCGCCCTCCTCGCGGGTGCGGGCGCGGCTGACGGGCCGACGACGGGCGCGCTCCCCGTGTGGATCGGCCTCCTCGGGGCGGTGTCCGCCGCCGGTGCGCTCCTGGGGCTCATGGCGGGGCTGAGCCGCACGGGTCACGCGATGGCTGAGGCGGGGGAGCTGCCCCGGTGGATTGCCCCGCTTGACCCGCGGACGGGCGTGCCGGCCCGGGCCGAGCTGGTCTTCACGGGCCTCATCGTCGCCGCCGTGCTCCTGGGGGACCTGCGCGGGGTCATCGGATTCTCGTCCTTCGGCGTCCTCGTCTACTACCTCGTGGCGAACCTCGCCGCGTGGACCCAGTCCGGCGCGGACCGCATCTACCCGCGCTGGATGCAGGCGGCGGGAGCGGTGTGCTGCGCGGCGCTGGCCGTCAGCCTGCCGTGGGAGGCCGTGCTCGGAGGCGCCGCCGTGGCGGCGGTCGGGGTGGGCGTGCGCCTCGCGCGCCTGCGCGCGGCCCGGACCGCAGCCTAG
- a CDS encoding enoyl-CoA hydratase/isomerase family protein, with protein sequence MIEFSVNGRIAEIVLNAPERMNALGTEDIAALTEAFEEAGRLAEQGDLRVVLLRAEGRAFSAGRNLKGLEPGAGDTGEYLTDSVVPLMRTMAELPVPIVAAAQGAVLGAGLGVLAAADVAYVAEDATFGSPFGALGLILDCGGHWLFNDRMGYQRTMDLILTGEFFSGADAVAAGLFSRAVPAEDLERFAREKAEAVAAGPALAFQASKRVLGEIRAKSLGFWEALEFESDEQISLASSPDYAEGLAAFQEKRRPVFE encoded by the coding sequence ATGATCGAGTTCAGCGTCAACGGGCGCATCGCAGAGATCGTCCTCAACGCGCCTGAGCGCATGAACGCCCTCGGCACCGAGGACATCGCCGCTCTCACGGAGGCGTTCGAGGAGGCCGGCCGCCTCGCCGAGCAGGGCGACCTGCGCGTCGTTCTGCTCCGCGCCGAGGGCCGCGCCTTCTCGGCCGGCCGGAATCTCAAGGGCCTCGAGCCCGGCGCGGGGGACACGGGGGAGTACCTCACCGACTCCGTCGTTCCGCTCATGCGGACGATGGCGGAGCTTCCGGTGCCCATCGTCGCCGCCGCTCAGGGCGCGGTGCTCGGCGCGGGGCTTGGAGTGCTGGCCGCGGCCGACGTCGCGTACGTGGCGGAGGACGCCACCTTCGGCTCTCCCTTCGGCGCGCTCGGCCTCATCCTGGACTGCGGCGGGCACTGGCTCTTCAACGATCGGATGGGGTATCAGCGCACCATGGACCTCATCCTCACCGGTGAGTTCTTCTCTGGGGCCGACGCCGTGGCCGCCGGGCTCTTCTCCCGTGCCGTGCCTGCGGAGGACCTGGAGCGGTTTGCGCGGGAGAAGGCGGAGGCCGTCGCGGCCGGTCCGGCCCTCGCGTTCCAGGCGTCCAAGCGGGTGCTCGGCGAGATCCGGGCCAAGTCCCTCGGCTTCTGGGAGGCCCTCGAGTTCGAGAGCGACGAGCAGATCTCCCTCGCGAGCAGCCCGGACTACGCCGAGGGCCTTGCCGCCTTCCAGGAGAAGCGCCGGCCGGTCTTCGAGTAG
- a CDS encoding FBP domain-containing protein, producing the protein MRALTEKEIRDSLMNCSKGQAKRLNFAQDPAEVDWENTPFLGWGDPKSPLDSYLCAEIDGEAVGLVLRAAAKPSGAATAQMCQMCKSVHAGAGISFMAVPLPGEAGRKGNTAGTYMCQGAACLDYLMGRARLEKSLQMKETLTREEKIERAQENVEAFVRSIRDRG; encoded by the coding sequence ATGCGTGCACTGACCGAGAAAGAGATCCGCGACAGTCTGATGAACTGCTCCAAGGGGCAGGCCAAGCGCCTGAACTTCGCCCAGGACCCCGCCGAGGTGGACTGGGAGAACACCCCGTTCCTCGGCTGGGGTGACCCGAAGTCCCCGCTGGACTCCTACCTGTGCGCGGAGATCGACGGCGAGGCCGTGGGGCTTGTCCTCCGCGCGGCGGCGAAGCCGTCCGGTGCGGCCACCGCCCAGATGTGCCAAATGTGCAAGAGCGTTCACGCCGGCGCGGGCATTTCCTTCATGGCCGTCCCCCTGCCCGGTGAAGCCGGGCGAAAGGGGAACACGGCCGGGACATACATGTGCCAGGGCGCCGCGTGCCTGGATTACCTCATGGGCCGGGCCCGCTTGGAGAAATCCCTCCAGATGAAGGAGACCTTGACGCGCGAGGAGAAGATTGAGCGCGCGCAGGAGAACGTCGAGGCATTCGTCCGCTCAATTCGGGACCGCGGCTAG
- a CDS encoding dihydrolipoamide acetyltransferase family protein yields MDQVFMLPDLGEGLTEAEVSRWLVAEGDEIVVDQPIVEVETAKAAVEVPSPFAGTVRTLHGAEGETLAVGAPLITVAPAGAEAADAPASGDGASGAVLIGYGTSGGSGSSRRRRKGRGDAAQAAAGVPVEATEPGNGAPAATHDLSLEQTAAVAAPSAGDAPRVSSPLVRRLARENGVRIAELRGTGPDGLIMRKDVEAAIEAARTGGAADGAGDEAAQPAVVGPSSQAAREAGGQQAPGERDARTGLGIVSRTPVRGVRKAVSAAMARSRRDIPEATVWVDVDATRLMRLRAQIAGDGGRAPSVLAFVSRFVVAGLAKYPELGMRVESGPGGEEIVGFEGVNLGFAAQTERGLVVPSIERAERLSAAELDTAIREMAVRAREGACSPAELTRGTITVNNYGVFGVDGSAAIINAPEAAILGLGRIIERPWVVSKGGRSVIKPRQVMELTLAFDHRICDGGTAGGFLRFVADCIENPKGVISHL; encoded by the coding sequence ATGGACCAGGTATTCATGCTGCCGGACCTCGGCGAGGGCCTGACCGAGGCTGAGGTGTCCCGTTGGCTCGTGGCCGAGGGCGACGAGATCGTCGTGGACCAGCCCATCGTCGAGGTGGAGACGGCCAAGGCGGCCGTCGAGGTCCCCTCACCATTCGCGGGGACGGTGCGGACGCTGCACGGGGCGGAGGGGGAGACCCTCGCCGTGGGCGCACCGCTCATCACCGTGGCGCCCGCGGGCGCCGAGGCGGCTGACGCCCCCGCCTCGGGAGACGGGGCCTCGGGCGCCGTCCTGATCGGGTATGGCACCTCGGGCGGCTCCGGGTCATCACGACGACGCCGCAAGGGCCGCGGGGACGCGGCCCAGGCTGCGGCCGGGGTCCCCGTCGAGGCCACGGAGCCCGGCAACGGCGCCCCCGCCGCGACCCACGACCTCTCCCTTGAGCAGACGGCCGCCGTGGCGGCCCCGTCCGCGGGGGACGCGCCGCGGGTCTCGAGCCCGCTCGTGCGCCGCCTGGCCCGGGAGAACGGGGTGCGGATCGCCGAGCTCAGGGGGACGGGCCCGGACGGCCTCATCATGCGCAAGGACGTCGAGGCCGCCATCGAGGCCGCCCGCACCGGCGGGGCGGCAGACGGGGCGGGGGACGAGGCCGCGCAGCCCGCCGTCGTCGGCCCATCCTCCCAGGCCGCACGCGAGGCGGGCGGGCAGCAGGCACCCGGGGAGCGCGACGCGCGCACGGGGCTCGGCATCGTCTCGCGGACGCCGGTGCGCGGCGTGAGGAAGGCCGTCTCCGCCGCCATGGCGCGCTCGCGGAGGGACATCCCCGAGGCGACCGTCTGGGTGGATGTGGACGCGACGCGGCTCATGAGGCTGCGCGCGCAGATCGCCGGGGACGGGGGACGGGCGCCGAGCGTGCTCGCGTTCGTGTCCCGGTTTGTCGTGGCCGGTCTGGCGAAGTACCCCGAGCTCGGCATGCGCGTGGAGTCCGGGCCCGGGGGCGAGGAGATCGTGGGGTTCGAGGGCGTCAACCTCGGGTTCGCCGCCCAGACGGAACGCGGCCTCGTCGTGCCGTCGATCGAGCGCGCCGAACGGCTCAGCGCCGCCGAGCTCGACACGGCCATCCGCGAGATGGCCGTCCGGGCGCGAGAGGGCGCGTGCTCGCCCGCCGAGCTGACGCGCGGGACGATCACCGTCAACAACTACGGCGTCTTCGGGGTGGACGGCTCTGCCGCGATCATCAACGCCCCCGAGGCCGCGATTCTGGGGCTCGGGCGCATCATCGAGCGGCCCTGGGTTGTCTCCAAGGGCGGGCGCAGCGTCATCAAGCCGCGGCAGGTCATGGAGCTGACGCTCGCGTTCGACCACCGGATCTGCGACGGCGGGACCGCCGGCGGGTTCCTCAGGTTCGTGGCGGACTGCATCGAGAACCCCAAGGGGGTCATCTCTCACCTGTAG
- a CDS encoding thiamine pyrophosphate-dependent dehydrogenase E1 component subunit alpha — MGEDTRPTGEGTPTAGRSAAPAGHETRPAVDGAQPAWKVFGISAEEYLLPARGPISMIAPDGTLRAAEEQGAQPGHEYPAPGDERLLEAYEALVVGRRVNDQNSALVRQGRMAVYPSSHGQEACQVAAALCLGEDDWMFPTYRDSVAVMTRGISPAETMTLFRGDWHGGYDPTAYKVGIQSTPLTTQLLHAVGVAHANRLKGEPGVVLAMCGDGATSEGDFHEALNFAAVYRLPVIFFVQNNQYAISVPLKAQTAAPSLAHKAVGYGMAGEQVDGNDLVATLAVLDRAVSLCRAGQGPLLVEAHTYRMQAHTNADDATRYRDESEVQAWAPKDPLLRARAHLTERGLLDEAAEARIASHAEVVATRLREAMNTDVRPDPGDLFRWVYAQQTPQLREQAAFLEEELSRDGDDAAGAASTTTRTGVQA; from the coding sequence ATGGGCGAGGACACCCGCCCCACGGGTGAGGGAACCCCCACCGCAGGGCGCAGCGCGGCCCCAGCGGGCCACGAGACCCGCCCCGCGGTCGACGGCGCACAGCCGGCGTGGAAGGTCTTCGGCATCTCCGCCGAGGAGTACCTCCTGCCGGCGCGCGGGCCCATCAGCATGATCGCCCCGGACGGCACACTCCGGGCCGCGGAGGAGCAGGGCGCGCAGCCGGGCCACGAGTACCCCGCCCCGGGGGATGAGCGGCTGCTCGAGGCGTACGAGGCCCTCGTCGTCGGCCGCCGCGTCAACGACCAGAACTCGGCGCTCGTACGCCAGGGCCGCATGGCCGTCTACCCGAGCAGCCACGGGCAGGAGGCCTGCCAGGTCGCCGCCGCCCTCTGCCTCGGCGAGGACGACTGGATGTTCCCCACGTACCGGGACTCCGTGGCGGTCATGACCCGCGGCATCAGCCCCGCGGAGACCATGACGCTCTTCCGGGGGGACTGGCACGGCGGCTACGACCCCACTGCCTACAAGGTGGGCATCCAGTCCACCCCGCTGACCACGCAGCTGCTCCACGCGGTGGGCGTGGCCCACGCGAACCGCCTCAAGGGCGAGCCTGGCGTGGTCCTCGCGATGTGCGGCGACGGCGCCACGAGCGAGGGCGACTTCCACGAGGCCCTCAACTTCGCGGCCGTCTACCGACTGCCGGTCATCTTCTTCGTCCAGAACAACCAGTACGCCATCTCGGTGCCGCTCAAGGCGCAGACGGCCGCGCCGTCCCTGGCGCACAAGGCCGTCGGCTACGGCATGGCCGGCGAGCAGGTGGACGGCAACGACCTCGTGGCCACGCTCGCGGTCCTGGACCGCGCCGTCAGCCTGTGCCGCGCGGGCCAGGGTCCCCTCCTCGTCGAGGCGCACACCTACCGCATGCAGGCGCACACCAACGCTGACGACGCGACCCGCTACCGCGACGAGTCCGAGGTCCAGGCCTGGGCGCCGAAGGACCCGCTCCTGCGCGCCCGGGCCCACCTCACGGAGCGAGGCCTCCTCGACGAGGCCGCCGAGGCTCGCATCGCCTCCCACGCGGAGGTCGTGGCCACGCGCCTGCGCGAGGCCATGAACACCGATGTCCGCCCGGATCCGGGCGACCTCTTCCGCTGGGTGTACGCGCAGCAGACCCCTCAGCTGCGGGAGCAGGCCGCTTTCCTCGAGGAGGAGCTGTCGAGGGATGGCGACGACGCGGCTGGCGCGGCGTCCACGACGACTCGGACGGGGGTCCAGGCATGA